One Bombus terrestris chromosome 15, iyBomTerr1.2, whole genome shotgun sequence genomic window, TCAGtaagttaaattattttctaaatattaaagattaattttatttatatagaaatattattattatattagaaaatcatattataattataatattattgttattatattaaaaaagttttatttttatatatctttagaaaatatttttatataatttttgaattttattaaaattaagaaacatttacaatatattttttacacaaAAATCTTTTTTAGATCCCCAATCCATTGTTTGATCTTGCTGGCTTGACATGTGGTCATTACTTAATTCCATTTTGGACATTTTTTGGAGCTACACTTATAGGAAAGGCAATTATAAAAATGCATATCCAACAATTTGCAGTAATTATAACTTGCAATGAAGAACTTTTAGATAAATCCATAGAAATGCTAGCGACTATACCATTTGTTGGTAGGAAATTTCAAGAGCCATTGAAAAAGTATCTTGttcaacagaaagaaaaattgcatgATAAAACGTCGATGGTATGATCTTAATTTATTGTGAGCAATGTATTTacacatttctaaatatttattttgttttcagAATGGAGTAACAACAATTTCATGGTTATTTGATAAGTTTGTAATGTTGATGTTATGTTACTTTTTAGTAACAATTATTCATGCGTTAGCAAGGAATTATCATCGTAAACGAACTAAAGAATGTACtgattaaaatttattgaatataGGATATACAATGTAAAcataaaatcaattaaaaaactACGTACAGATAAAGTTGCTATTAAAGTGCAGTATAATTAAGgtactaaaaataataataataatattgtggCCGAATTTTTAAGTGCACAATTTCTCTTTTGCAATATGAATAAATCGTGAAGGATgaagtatataaaatttaattttttttaagtcTAATTTTCTAGGATGCTTCTAAATGTCAAAAATGTTtcgtaacatatatatatatatgtatgtatgtatatatatattacgaaaCATTtttgacacacacacacacacacacacacacacacacacacacacacacacacacacacacacacacacacacacacacacacacacacacacacacacacacacacaacacAAAACACAAAACACAAAACACATTAcacatatatgtgtgtatgtatttaacaatatacatacatatatgtatatcttaggggagatttttatatattatgtagtATAGATTATGGGCATATTATGTATGATACATATTATGAGCATTTTACTTTTACTATTACagtcataatttataatatcagAATTCTTTCTAGgatgttaataatattatacttaataatGTAAATGATTTATGATTCTAATCAGTTCGAATATGGTATAAAACTGTTTGAGATATGCATTCTTCctataaacatttaaatataattattttaaatattcttagtTGACAAATACATTCTCTTATTAGCATCTTTCAGTACTATCTATCATAATTGAGTAGATAAGTGGTATAAATTATGTTCAAGTACCAAAAAAAGAGCTTTCAGTTATTGGTTTTTTATACTAAAGTTACAAAAAGCTAATCTTATGATTAGCTTTCCAAGGATAGAGTcagaaatatatacgtatagttAATAATACATATGATTGCAGAACAGATCTAAAAAGTTCATCTCCATCGGTGGTTAGTGAATAAATAGTAACGATTTTTCGTGATTTCATAGAAATTACTCAGTTTTTTCAATTGATCCGatattgatttatattttaactATATACTCTCACTCACTTTTTATGACATTTTCGCTTTTCATTgtaatgcatttatatttatggaatgaatgtaatattacttgtaatttaaaaatattttgagaataagaaaaatatgaatgaaaGATACAATGTTTTTAGCCTTAAAAGAGTAAAAATTGCTGCtgaagaaaattttttatttacattgaattttttctatttggaaagtattgataaaataatttattttccatatcctacatatttcattaatatatttttattatattttaatataacttgatttaaatattatgtaGATTATAGATAACTTTTTGTCATTGTATAATTCTCACTACACGAgtgatttcaaaatattttgggATATTTTCGGAGATATAAGtacaaattgtatttttaactaGTTGGTATTTTTCCATTAatgtgataaattaaaaatttaatgttatGAGAATCATACCTTTATAAATAATGAGTGTAGAGTCATACATTTTTATtctgaatatatatatgtatatgaataacagtttgtaatttatattactacCGTAAGAGATTATTCAAGGTATTTTGGGAGGGCGacggaatattataaataaaaaaacatattaaaaatgattaacacatgtttgtaaataataaataataagtatagaaactaataaaaagaacaggtaataatatacaaaattttcattAGTAATGAGATACTTAAtgtgtaaaatttatataaagacatggaaaattatattatttcaagtCATTGTTCATTAACATCAAATATAATTGATATTCATATGATTTTATAACGtgatttatttacataaatatttactttCTTATTGATTTAAATGAAGTAACTTAACCAATATATAGGAAGGAAAAAACAGAgttattaaattcatttatatgGTAAGTATATGCTAAGGAAAAGTAGCATCAGTAGTGTCCCATCATTACAACTTCTTTtgcaataaaattaacaatatgtaggatatatgtatatatatacaaacacacacatacatatatatagtgagcattttattgataaaatagCTCACACATAATAGACATCTTCTATTATTactactaattattattatatttcactaaattttacaatttatttagcGATATAAATGATCTGCATGAATATTACTAGCAATTTCTGATTCCCACTTGTCTCCATTATTCAgcaatttttctttattgtaCAATAACTCTTCATGTGTTTCTGTTGAATATTCAAAGTTTGGACCCTAAAATTAATTCATATGGTAAATATAAATCTTATGTAACAGGTATTCCCATATATCTACATAGaattgtttacattttatgataGATATCGACatttagaaattaatatattactcTTACTATGTCTATTTATTCTCTTTGTCGTTAGATTTGGATTACATTAAATTGATACTGAGATTTAAATTACACTAAGTAATGGTACGGCTGGATTATTTGTATTTAGACAAAATAGCtctatttgaatttaaaaaagcaCTACTATATATACTTATGTATTAATCATTACCTCCACGATTGCATCCACTGGACAAGCTTCTTGACAGAATCCacaatatatacattttgtCATGTCTATGTCATATCTTGTTGTACGGCGGGATCCATCTGCTCTTTCCTCTGCTTCAATAGTGATTGCTTGTGCTGGACAAATTGCTTCGCATAATTTGCATGCAATACATCTTTCTTCACCTGAAGGATATCTattagaataaatttattatattttcttcagTACAAATTTTATGTACTCTTGATATAAAAAGCTTTATACCAATACCTTCTTAATGCATGTTCACCTCTGAATCTTGGACTTAAGGGACCCTTTTCAAAAGGATAATTTATTGTTGCAGGTTCACTAAAGAAGTGAGAAAATGTAATTCCAATACCACGTATGATTTCTAGCAACAATGATCTGTTTGTTACATTATCAACAAACTTTGGCTTCTCCGtggatataatataatatttagttCGTACAGGTACATTTAAGATTTTTGTGgaagtttgaaataattttaaacctGTAAAAAGCATACATTCATAAAATCAAATGTGTATTAATTaagacaaaataataattttataggttATATGATATTTGTATATTACATTTGATAGAAAAAGAATCAATTAAATTGTATTAGGAAACAGAAAATAGTTTTGTTAAATTTACCTGGTTGTATAGTTTTCAGGAATGTCatgttgaaattttaataattgcctACACTTCGTGCAATCACTCTTTtcacgatatagtatatatatatgtatatatgatatatactatacagATACAATTTGGTTCTAGCTATGCGCGAACTAAGAATAATTTTCTTCGCATTGAAAATTGAACTTCATGTATCCGTATAAAActatagtatacatatatacatatgtatatatatactatagttAGTGCACGGTcgtataaatgtaataaataaatttataatagataATAGGTATAACTATACCTATTTACATCAGCTTATATAAGTCTAATTGCAAACTTTTCCCACATATCAGCGGCATCTAGGTTACGTAATAATGTTCACTAAAATCTGGTATATTAATTTTCAgtattaaaaacaattaattaaaatatttctatagatTCTTAGAGGAAGAAGTGAACAATACATATCatttattgataaatttatgtagaatttaatttaattgtcaaatatattgtattccattttagaatttaaatagaaacaaaggaaaaagtcatattgttatattacacttattaattgttttctaaattttcttgcTGTCATAACATATAATTGTCGCTGCGGTTTAACCTGTAATGTCGAATATAGATTATAACATCAATTATGGTTTCTTATAATGCTACACACagtaatttaataacaaatttgtTTTATCTCAGTCGGAACAgttctttcaaataaaacgtgtaatacatatttattatatgtattaagaAGAATAGATaaagtattatttaaatattatataatagtataatatcaTCCTAATTTATTCGTAGtgatagaaaatattataaaaaaaagattaaaaagtaGTCAAAATGGCCGAATTGGTAACGAATTTAAAAGTAGTGCGAGATAAAATTATTGCTGCTTCTGCTAGAAGGCTACCcgtatgttataaatattatataaatttatataatgataattattttgGAATTATGTAAatggattaaataaaaatataaacataaaacactagagatatattttaatagtaataatttgtatatttaaccTCCTTTTCACAGGAATACAAGTATTTTGAGCCACGTTTAGTAGCTGTGAGTAAATTGAAATCAGTTGAATTAATTGTGGATGCGTATAAAGCTGGTCAAAGACATTTTGGAGAAAATTATGTCAATGAATTAGTTGAAAAAGGAAATCACTCAAGTATTTTAGAAACATGTACAGATATACGTTGGCATTTTATTGGCCACCTtcaacgtaataaaataaacaaattattaactACTccaaatttgtatattattgaaACAATAGATAATGAAAAACTTGCATCAGCATTAAATACTTCTTGGTCTAAAATTAGAGTacatgaaaatttgaaattaaaagtaatGGTACAGGTGAATACTAGCAACGAACAAGGTATTACATATTGTAATTCTAATAATTGGTTagaattattgtttatatttctatatgaaaatattatgaacaaaaatattgcatgttttattatattcaatCTTCCTAACATAATGTTTATACGatcttaaaaatatgaaatacatgcaaatttttgtttcatctTCAAATAAATAGGTTCAAATAAATGTAAGCTATGTCTTGGCTTCTAGTTATTAGAATTATTCtgattttataatttagtaagttaaatatattataaatttacattttcagaaAAGAATGGTTGTGAAATCACAGATGTTTGTACTCTTGTTCAGCATATTATCGATAACTGTACAAGTTTAGAATTTGTAGGTCTTATGACAATAGGCATGTTTGGATATGATCTCGCTAAAGGACCAAATCCTGATTTTTTGCGTCTGAAAGAATGTAGAGAAAAAGTTTCAAAAGAATTGGGTATTGATTTAAATAAGATAGAGTTATCAATGGGAATGTCAAATGATTATGAACATGCGGTAATTTTACTAGAAATTGTTATACTTTCTTAAAAGTGTCAGACATgtattaaaatatgatatctttATGCAGGTAGAGTTGGGAAGTACTAATATTAGAGTTGGTACTGCTATATTTGGGGAAAGGGCGAAAAAGGATACCTaatgaaatacatattttttgtataatatttgtataaatatattgtataatatcgttataaatataatttataatgtgtAGGTTGGTTGGTCTTTACAGTAATATACTACTGTTGTAGGAAAcattttggaaaaattttaataatttcaagtgATAAAGTTAGATAAAATACTTTTCATATATGTATCGATagatacataaaatatgtatgaaGAGTTGAACGATATTGTAAAGTTCTTAAATGATTATTTCTCTTCTTAAATACAGAGATAAATACAGAGTGATCATAAAGTCTCAATGTATTTCTAAGGAAGGCTTACTTTATTACTTTCtactttctacaattttattaaatttaacaaataacaTGCTAATATATCAATAGTGGCATAGATTACTCCTTTTTCGCATCATCGGCCAATCTTTTCATTATTTCTAATCCTTCTTCATTGGCTTTACGATAACCTGGCGCGgatgattttattttatccatCCATTTGGCAACATTCACGTATTTCTCTACCTCGAAACCGAAAACCTACGACCAGTAATCATCATTTAAATCTCCAATTaacgtttcctttttctcaTGATGTATGCATACCTCCGTTGTTGATACAGTGGCTGCCAATGCGAGATCGGCAATGGTCAAATTGCGTCCAGCGACGTAATCTTGCCCATTTAGAAA contains:
- the LOC100642901 gene encoding NADH-quinone oxidoreductase subunit I; translated protein: MTFLKTIQPGLKLFQTSTKILNVPVRTKYYIISTEKPKFVDNVTNRSLLLEIIRGIGITFSHFFSEPATINYPFEKGPLSPRFRGEHALRRYPSGEERCIACKLCEAICPAQAITIEAEERADGSRRTTRYDIDMTKCIYCGFCQEACPVDAIVEGPNFEYSTETHEELLYNKEKLLNNGDKWESEIASNIHADHLYR
- the LOC100642538 gene encoding pyridoxal phosphate homeostasis protein isoform X2, which produces MAELVTNLKVVRDKIIAASARRLPEYKYFEPRLVAVSKLKSVELIVDAYKAGQRHFGENYVNELVEKGNHSSILETCTDIRWHFIGHLQRNKINKLLTTPNLYIIETIDNEKLASALNTSWSKIRVHENLKLKVMVQVNTSNEQEKNGCEITDVCTLVQHIIDNCTSLEFVGLMTIGMFGYDLAKGPNPDFLRLKECREKVSKELGIDLNKIELSMGMSNDYEHAVELGSTNIRVGTAIFGERAKKDT
- the LOC100642538 gene encoding pyridoxal phosphate homeostasis protein isoform X1; its protein translation is MAELVTNLKVVRDKIIAASARRLPEYKYFEPRLVAVSKLKSVELIVDAYKAGQRHFGENYVNELVEKGNHSSILETCTDIRWHFIGHLQRNKINKLLTTPNLYIIETIDNEKLASALNTSWSKIRVHENLKLKVMVQVNTSNEQEKNGCEITDVCTLVQHIIDNCTSLEFVGLMTIGMFGYDLAKGPNPDFLRLKECREKVSKELGIDLNKIELSMGMSNDYEHASWEVLILELVLLYLGKGRKRIPNEIHIFCIIFV